The segment GACCGGGCGGACCCGCTGCCGCCAGAGGGGTCGGGCACCCGGTCGCCGCCTTCGGTGGCGACCACCACGAGCCCGCGTTCCGACAGGTCGAGGAGGACCCGGGCGACCGCGGACTCCCCGAGTCCGGTCTGGCGTACGAGCTCATGCGCGGAGGCGGTCGGGCGGGCCAGCAGTGCGGTGTAGACGGCCTCCTCGGCCGTCCCCAGTCCCAATGCCTGCAGCATCCAGCGCCTCCCTCGGACGGCCGCCGTCCCCCACCCTGACGCAGCTCGGGCGGACCGAGCGGAATCTTCTCGGCCGGACCCTATCCCACGGCCGGGACGCCGCCCTGTGCCGGTTCGCCCGGTTCGGGAGGCTGTGCGTCCCGCTCGTCCTGGAGCCAGCCCAGCCGTGCCGTGTGGAAGCCCAGCTGCATGCGGTTCTGCACGTTCGCGGTATCCATCAGGTGACGGATCCGACGCTGCACCGTCCGCAGGGAGGCACGCAGCTGGGTGGCGATCGCCTGGTCGGTGAGGCCGGTCAGCAACAGGCTGAGGATCTGTGCGCTGAGATCGTCGATGGCCGGCGCGCTCCGCAAGGCGCCCGCGGTGGTGACGAACTGCGTCGCCTTCGCCCATTCCGCCTCGAACAGCGCGATCAGCGCGTCGAGCAAGCTGCTTTCGTGCACGAGCAGGGCCCCCGCCTTCGCGGCATTGGCCGACCCGAGGAGTGGAACGATCGCCAGCTCTCGGTCCACGATGAAGAGCTTCAGTGGAACGGTGTCGGCGATGCGGACCTCCTCTCCTGCGGTCCGCGCCTGGATGATCTCGTCGAAGGACGGAACTCCCCCGTCGAGCATGCCGCGTTCGAGCACCACGCGATACCG is part of the Streptomyces sp. NBC_00250 genome and harbors:
- a CDS encoding helix-turn-helix domain-containing protein, encoding MLSDVLGLTPEEADAYRTLVSVASATPTGLAELVGCDARQVVRVLSRLEGRGLVGRSLGDATRFVASPPAAALRALLIQRQNELNLAELELDSLDETYRAANRGRGAAEVVDVVHGDEAVRERVGRVQLGARKEIMNLVKAPFFSSGNMTDDAIIERGVRYRVVLERGMLDGGVPSFDEIIQARTAGEEVRIADTVPLKLFIVDRELAIVPLLGSANAAKAGALLVHESSLLDALIALFEAEWAKATQFVTTAGALRSAPAIDDLSAQILSLLLTGLTDQAIATQLRASLRTVQRRIRHLMDTANVQNRMQLGFHTARLGWLQDERDAQPPEPGEPAQGGVPAVG